The Lactuca sativa cultivar Salinas chromosome 2, Lsat_Salinas_v11, whole genome shotgun sequence genome includes a window with the following:
- the LOC111888905 gene encoding 17.8 kDa class I heat shock protein, with product MISDRPPSNRFINKRTCELRFHSVTIRRSKYSSKVSVMSIIPSFFTGRRSNVFDPFSLDIWDPFQGFSSVLNNLPESSRETAAITNARIDWKETPEAHVFKADIPGLKKEEVKVEVEEGRVLQISGERSKEHEEKNDRWHRVERSSGKFLRRFRLPENTKMEEVKATMENGVLTVTVPKAEEKKPEVKSIDIGG from the coding sequence ATGATCTCCGATCGACCTCCTAGCAACAGATTCATAAACAAAAGAACTTGCGAGTTACGATTTCATAGTGTCACAATCCGAAGATCAAAATATTCGTCTAAAGTTTCAGTCATGTCGATCATTCCAAGTTTCTTTACAGGCAGAAGGAGCAACGTATTCGATCCCTTCTCCCTCGACATTTGGGATCCTTTCCAGGGCTTTTCAAGTGTCCTCAACAACCTACCCGAATCATCACGCGAAACAGCAGCAATCACCAACGCCAGAATCGATTGGAAGGAGACGCCGGAGGCGCACGTTTTCAAGGCGGACATACCTGGGCTGAAGAAAGAGGAGGTGAAGGTGGAGGTTGAAGAAGGAAGGGTGTTGCAGATAAGCGGAGAGAGGAGCAAGGAACATGAGGAGAAGAACGACAGGTGGCACAGGGTAGAGAGAAGCTCCGGGAAGTTCTTGAGGAGATTCAGGCTGCCGGAAAATACAAAAATGGAAGAGGTGAAAGCTACCATGGAGAACGGCGTGCTGACGGTGACCGTGCCCAAGGCGGAAGAGAAGAAGCCAGAAGTGAAGTCCATCGACATTGGTGGGTAA
- the LOC111888907 gene encoding 18.1 kDa class I heat shock protein: MSIIPSFFTGRRSNVFDPFSLDIWDPFQGFSSVLNNLPESSRETAAITNARIDWKETPEAHVFKADIPGLKKEEVKVEVEEGRVLQISGERSKEHEEKNDRWHRVERSSGKFLRRFRLPENTKMEEVKATMENGVLTVTVPKAEEKKPEVKSIDIGG, encoded by the coding sequence ATGTCGATCATTCCAAGTTTCTTTACAGGCAGAAGGAGCAACGTATTCGATCCCTTCTCCCTCGACATTTGGGATCCTTTCCAGGGCTTTTCAAGTGTCCTCAACAACCTACCCGAATCATCACGCGAAACAGCAGCAATCACCAACGCCAGAATCGATTGGAAGGAGACGCCGGAGGCGCACGTTTTCAAGGCGGACATACCTGGGCTGAAGAAAGAGGAGGTGAAGGTGGAGGTTGAAGAAGGAAGGGTGTTGCAGATAAGCGGAGAGAGGAGCAAGGAACATGAGGAGAAGAACGACAGGTGGCACAGGGTAGAGAGAAGCTCCGGGAAGTTCTTGAGGAGATTCAGGCTGCCGGAAAATACAAAAATGGAAGAGGTGAAAGCTACCATGGAGAACGGCGTGCTGACGGTGACCGTGCCCAAGGCGGAAGAGAAGAAGCCAGAAGTGAAGTCCATCGACATTGGTGGGTAA
- the LOC111888929 gene encoding uncharacterized protein LOC111888929 encodes MKFLDWYVKIAVVSAAIGGSMEYFMIKTGFYDKVTVLESEKKAWENSPEAQAMREALNPWRNIDANAKKSS; translated from the exons ATGAAGTTCCTGGATTGGTATGTAAAGATTGCAGTTGTATCAGCTGCAATTGGAGGATCCATGGAGTATTTCATGATTAAAACCGGTTTCT ATGACAAAGTGACAGTTCTTGAGTCGGAAAAGAAGGCTTGGGAGAATTCACCCGAAGCTCAAGCTATGCGAGAAGCTCTCAATCCTTGGAGAAACATCGATGCAAATGCAAAAAAATCTTcctag